In the Magnetococcales bacterium genome, one interval contains:
- a CDS encoding paraquat-inducible protein A, whose amino-acid sequence MTSSTLKVKKGLIACHECDLLHREAPLPKGGEAVCVRCGTLLMRDIPNSIDRILALSYSGLIFFAISNLFPILTLRTGDRISDCTLFSGSMALWEAGMGELGVLFFFTTLLAPLFTFIGLIFIFLPLKFNKTPSYLVPAFKAILAIEPWGMVGVYILAVMVAIVKLVDMATVIYGYALYSWFVLLFITAKVISSLNPKMVWDRVDYSLESTNQASPPS is encoded by the coding sequence ATGACTTCCTCCACTCTGAAGGTCAAAAAAGGCCTGATCGCCTGCCACGAATGCGATCTGCTACACCGGGAAGCCCCTCTCCCCAAGGGGGGAGAAGCGGTGTGTGTTCGCTGTGGCACCCTGCTTATGCGGGATATTCCCAACAGTATCGACCGCATCCTGGCCCTTTCCTACAGCGGCCTGATTTTTTTTGCCATCTCCAATCTTTTTCCCATCCTGACCCTGCGTACCGGGGATCGAATCAGTGACTGCACCCTTTTTTCCGGTAGCATGGCCCTGTGGGAAGCGGGTATGGGGGAGTTGGGGGTGCTGTTTTTTTTCACCACCCTTCTGGCTCCTCTCTTCACCTTCATCGGCTTGATATTTATTTTTCTACCCCTAAAATTCAACAAAACCCCCAGCTATCTGGTACCGGCTTTCAAGGCTATCCTCGCCATCGAACCCTGGGGTATGGTGGGGGTGTATATACTTGCGGTGATGGTCGCTATCGTCAAACTGGTGGATATGGCCACGGTGATTTACGGTTATGCCCTCTATTCCTGGTTCGTGCTGCTCTTTATCACGGCCAAAGTGATCTCCTCCCTGAACCCTAAAATGGTCTGGGACAGAGTGGATTATTCCCTGGAATCCACCAACCAAGCGAGCCCACCCTCTTGA
- a CDS encoding paraquat-inducible protein A: protein MNQHTLTAARAGLLSCHTCDLLVEKPDGQESHHLHCPRCHSALHSRIPDSLSKTWALVLTAFILYIPANLLPVMTVIQLGSGAPKTILGGVIALYEAQMWPLALIVFVASVVVPLMKLLVLIYLLISVRSGSRDRLMDRTQLYRVAETFGHWSMVDVFLVGILVSVVQLDALATIEPGLGASFFGAVVVITMFAAKTFDPRLIWDVLEERNGKRQLG, encoded by the coding sequence TTGAACCAACACACCCTCACAGCAGCCCGGGCAGGCCTTCTCAGCTGCCACACCTGCGACCTGCTGGTGGAAAAACCGGATGGGCAGGAGAGCCACCATCTCCACTGCCCCCGTTGCCACTCCGCCCTGCACAGCCGCATCCCGGACAGCCTTTCCAAAACCTGGGCCTTGGTTTTGACCGCCTTTATTCTCTATATTCCAGCCAACCTGTTGCCGGTCATGACGGTGATCCAACTGGGCTCCGGGGCACCAAAAACCATCCTCGGGGGGGTGATCGCCCTTTATGAAGCCCAGATGTGGCCCCTGGCTCTGATCGTTTTTGTCGCCAGTGTGGTGGTTCCCCTGATGAAGCTCCTGGTGCTCATTTATTTACTCATCTCGGTTCGCTCCGGCTCCCGGGACCGCCTGATGGACCGCACCCAACTCTACCGGGTGGCGGAAACCTTCGGCCACTGGTCCATGGTGGATGTTTTTCTGGTGGGTATTTTGGTATCGGTGGTGCAGCTGGACGCCCTGGCCACCATCGAACCGGGGCTTGGAGCCTCTTTTTTCGGCGCTGTAGTGGTCATCACCATGTTTGCTGCCAAAACGTTCGATCCCAGGCTGATCTGGGATGTATTGGAGGAGAGGAATGGAAAAAGGCAGCTTGGATGA
- a CDS encoding MCE family protein, whose translation MEKGSLDDLPVDELPQVQTKSGGGRISLVWIIPLVATLVGGWLAYKTLAEQGPLVTITFRNAEGLKAGKTLIKHKDVEIGKVESVELSEDFSHVKLRARLSPSTADALTGNTKFWVVRPRMSLRGVSGLGTLLGGAYIEMEPGKGPPKKTFAGLETPPVVRADTAGVKFMLEADTLGSLEAGTPIYHRDIQVGEILHYEMNEDNKGVSIHAFVKMPHSWLVRSNTQFWRASGVDVSLDSEGFRLRTASLERLLMGGIAFNTPETLEEAPVIQDGHRFPLYTDQESIHEQGYTRKVSFVLFFNGSVRGLSIGAPVEFKGIKIGLVTDINLEYDIGKSTFRVPVLVQIEPERVREINSDGSPTGPGSDALLEELVARGLRARLTTGSFLTGQLFVELDLFPDAPILLTGGSKQYQELPTIPSSIEEITASVTDFLKKIQALPLQKMSDELVEILEGVNKSVNAPEVLDSIKSLDAALKEIDLVAKNINKDVIPTAGELTKVLKAAEKTLKQVDQTFALVDKTIAPQSPLYYNVVDSAKELRNMARSIRAFVDLLERNPQSLLLGND comes from the coding sequence ATGGAAAAAGGCAGCTTGGATGATCTTCCCGTTGACGAACTTCCCCAGGTGCAAACCAAATCCGGGGGAGGTCGCATCTCCCTGGTCTGGATCATTCCTCTGGTGGCGACACTGGTGGGTGGCTGGCTGGCTTATAAGACCCTCGCCGAACAGGGTCCGCTGGTCACCATCACCTTTCGCAACGCTGAAGGTTTGAAGGCGGGCAAAACCCTCATCAAACACAAGGATGTGGAAATCGGCAAAGTGGAATCCGTGGAGCTGAGCGAAGATTTTTCCCACGTCAAGCTCCGCGCTCGCCTGAGCCCATCCACAGCCGATGCCCTGACCGGCAATACCAAATTTTGGGTGGTGCGCCCCCGCATGAGCCTGCGAGGGGTCTCCGGATTGGGTACCCTGTTGGGAGGGGCCTACATCGAAATGGAGCCGGGCAAGGGACCACCGAAAAAAACCTTTGCCGGATTGGAAACCCCCCCCGTGGTCCGGGCCGATACTGCCGGGGTTAAATTTATGCTGGAGGCGGATACCCTGGGTTCCCTCGAAGCGGGCACGCCGATCTATCACCGGGATATCCAGGTGGGTGAAATTCTCCACTATGAAATGAACGAAGACAACAAAGGGGTCAGCATCCACGCCTTTGTGAAGATGCCCCACTCCTGGTTGGTGCGGTCCAACACCCAGTTTTGGCGGGCGAGTGGGGTGGATGTCTCTCTGGATTCCGAAGGTTTTCGTCTCCGTACCGCTTCCCTGGAACGACTCCTGATGGGGGGCATCGCCTTCAACACCCCCGAAACCCTGGAAGAGGCCCCGGTGATCCAGGATGGCCACCGGTTTCCGTTATATACCGATCAGGAATCGATCCACGAACAGGGCTACACCCGCAAAGTCTCCTTTGTGCTCTTTTTTAATGGCTCGGTGCGGGGTTTGAGCATCGGGGCTCCGGTGGAGTTCAAGGGGATCAAAATCGGCCTGGTCACCGACATCAATCTGGAATATGACATCGGCAAGAGCACCTTCCGGGTGCCGGTTCTGGTGCAGATTGAGCCGGAGAGAGTCCGGGAAATCAACAGTGACGGCTCCCCCACCGGGCCGGGTTCCGACGCCCTGCTGGAAGAGCTGGTAGCCCGGGGTTTGCGGGCGCGTTTGACCACCGGCAGCTTTCTCACCGGACAGCTCTTTGTGGAGCTGGATCTCTTCCCGGACGCCCCCATTCTGCTTACCGGGGGATCCAAACAGTATCAGGAGCTGCCCACCATTCCCTCCAGCATTGAGGAGATCACGGCTTCAGTGACCGATTTCCTCAAAAAAATTCAGGCACTCCCCTTGCAGAAGATGTCTGACGAACTGGTGGAAATTTTGGAAGGGGTCAACAAATCGGTCAATGCCCCGGAAGTGCTCGACAGCATTAAATCTCTGGACGCCGCTCTCAAAGAGATCGATCTGGTGGCGAAAAACATCAACAAGGATGTCATTCCCACAGCCGGAGAACTCACGAAAGTCCTGAAAGCTGCTGAAAAAACCCTGAAGCAGGTGGATCAGACCTTCGCCTTGGTAGACAAGACAATTGCCCCCCAATCCCCGCTTTATTATAACGTGGTGGATTCCGCCAAGGAGTTGCGAAACATGGCCCGTTCCATTCGTGCCTTTGTGGATCTCCTGGAACGCAACCCACAATCCCTGCTGTTGGGCAACGACTAA
- a CDS encoding membrane integrity-associated transporter subunit PqiC, producing the protein MAPTFSRASLLISALVAVLLTACSVVQNKVEIQYFVLNPAVDSLLEGVDYEKTKALAVELGPVEIPNYLNRPHVVTRQGESSLHFQDNYQWAGYLRENISRVLSRNLAQNLGISQVRILPGTRLPDADYRIEVDIETFEPDATGAVYLSVQWWVFELDDDVPSISKTTHLRSEALEVVSYPNMVNAMSHTLGLFSQELARGLVALEMEIPRQAIP; encoded by the coding sequence ATGGCACCCACTTTTTCACGCGCTTCCCTCTTGATATCGGCACTTGTCGCCGTGCTCCTGACCGCCTGCTCCGTGGTTCAAAACAAGGTGGAGATCCAATATTTCGTTCTCAATCCAGCGGTCGACAGCTTGTTGGAGGGGGTGGATTATGAAAAAACCAAAGCGTTGGCCGTGGAGCTGGGACCGGTGGAAATCCCCAACTATCTCAACCGCCCCCACGTGGTGACACGCCAAGGGGAAAGCTCTTTGCACTTTCAGGACAACTATCAATGGGCCGGTTACCTGAGGGAAAACATTTCCCGGGTTCTCTCCCGAAATCTGGCTCAAAATCTTGGCATCAGCCAAGTACGCATACTCCCGGGAACCCGGCTCCCTGATGCCGACTATCGCATCGAAGTGGATATTGAAACCTTTGAGCCGGATGCCACAGGAGCCGTTTACCTTTCGGTCCAATGGTGGGTTTTTGAGTTGGACGACGATGTCCCTTCCATCTCAAAAACAACCCACCTGCGCAGTGAAGCCCTTGAGGTGGTCAGCTATCCCAACATGGTCAATGCCATGAGCCACACCTTGGGCCTTTTTTCCCAGGAGCTGGCCCGGGGGCTGGTGGCGCTGGAGATGGAAATCCCCCGCCAGGCGATCCCCTGA
- a CDS encoding NAD-dependent epimerase/dehydratase family protein → MAHYLVTGGCGFIGSHLVKALLEKGDRVRILDNLATGQVENVPEACEMIIGDVADRVTVARAMDGIDGCFHLAAVASKPRSNEVWYDAHRINLSGTINIFDAARRPKSVVPVVYASSAAVYGDNATPRLKENDTTHPLNTFAADKLGCELHARAAFLMHGVPTTGFRIFNVYGPRQDPKSLHCGVISLFTDRIQDNLPLIVHGNGHQVRDFIHISDVVTFLLAGMNRMPSNYRVFNLCTGQPTAIKDLALTLFSIFGQDPDIRHVPSRPGEIRTSVGDPTFAAKMLGVKATLGIVEGLRQTLPGWKPSDEPPSPQIPTLSPNRVKQPRENLLRPSGFFSPDPFFQRSHTILLQES, encoded by the coding sequence ATGGCCCATTATCTGGTTACCGGCGGGTGTGGATTTATCGGATCTCACCTGGTGAAAGCCCTTCTTGAGAAGGGTGACAGGGTGCGTATTTTGGATAACCTGGCTACCGGACAAGTGGAAAACGTGCCTGAAGCGTGTGAGATGATCATCGGCGATGTTGCAGACCGAGTGACCGTTGCCCGAGCCATGGATGGCATCGATGGCTGTTTTCATCTGGCAGCCGTGGCCTCCAAGCCCCGCTCCAACGAGGTGTGGTACGATGCCCATCGGATCAACCTGTCAGGAACCATCAACATTTTTGATGCTGCCCGCCGACCGAAGAGCGTGGTGCCCGTGGTCTATGCCTCCTCAGCAGCGGTGTATGGTGACAATGCCACACCCCGTTTGAAGGAAAATGACACCACCCACCCTCTGAACACTTTTGCGGCCGACAAGCTTGGCTGTGAACTCCATGCCCGAGCCGCTTTTTTGATGCATGGTGTCCCCACCACCGGTTTTCGTATTTTCAATGTTTACGGTCCCCGACAGGATCCAAAATCTCTCCATTGCGGCGTGATCTCCCTGTTTACGGACCGCATCCAGGATAATCTGCCCCTGATCGTCCACGGTAACGGCCATCAGGTGAGGGATTTCATCCATATATCGGATGTGGTGACTTTTTTACTGGCTGGCATGAACCGCATGCCTTCAAACTATCGGGTTTTCAACCTCTGCACCGGTCAGCCCACCGCCATCAAAGACCTGGCATTGACCCTCTTTTCCATCTTCGGTCAAGATCCGGATATTCGCCACGTTCCCAGTCGTCCCGGTGAAATTCGCACCTCGGTGGGAGACCCCACTTTTGCGGCAAAAATGCTCGGGGTCAAAGCCACCCTGGGGATCGTAGAAGGGCTGCGCCAGACCCTTCCCGGTTGGAAGCCATCCGATGAACCGCCCTCACCTCAGATTCCAACCCTTTCCCCCAATCGGGTCAAGCAGCCACGGGAAAACCTGCTTCGACCCTCCGGATTTTTTTCTCCTGACCCTTTTTTCCAAAGATCCCACACCATCCTGCTACAGGAGTCGTAA
- a CDS encoding Hpt domain-containing protein, which yields MDHPLNLDILARLKRDTPGGGVARLIDLFIEETQTRIESIAQAIMAGEIVRLEHEAHTLKSTAATFGAALLEITAKELETACKNQQMEQAGELARQIPGLFTATREAYGHYLQSAD from the coding sequence ATGGATCATCCTCTGAATCTGGACATCTTGGCCCGACTCAAACGGGATACCCCTGGAGGAGGGGTCGCCAGGCTGATAGACCTCTTTATTGAGGAGACCCAAACCCGGATCGAATCCATCGCCCAAGCCATTATGGCCGGAGAGATTGTTCGTCTGGAGCATGAGGCCCACACCCTGAAAAGCACGGCGGCCACTTTTGGTGCGGCGCTCCTGGAAATAACCGCCAAAGAGCTGGAAACAGCCTGCAAAAACCAGCAGATGGAACAAGCCGGGGAGCTGGCCCGACAAATTCCCGGCCTGTTCACCGCCACCCGCGAAGCCTACGGGCACTATCTGCAATCGGCGGACTAA
- a CDS encoding ABC transporter substrate-binding protein gives MENKQINTHPCAHDRSLPLPPLLATLILIAGMLFSLSGMAAPVLRVGTNVWPGYEPLYLAQDLARNSGDREWAKNVRLVEYPSATEVLRAFRNKALEAAALTLDEVLVLKQARIPVKVILVMDVSHGGDVILAQKEIQTFSDLKGKRIAVESSALGAYVLTRALTIHGLSLDEIEIAHTDVSAHEEAFLAGQVDAAVTFEPVRTKLLKAGARELFTSREIPNEVVDVLVVHEEALKSHRQSVQKMVSGWFGALDYFEDQPKAAATILARRLKLTPAEVLASFDGLHLPNLPENHQMIGGTNPSLTETLKRLRETMVSQDLLSPRVNPKGLLTSAHLP, from the coding sequence ATGGAAAATAAACAGATCAACACCCACCCGTGTGCCCATGATCGATCCCTGCCACTCCCCCCCCTCTTGGCAACCCTTATATTGATCGCCGGGATGCTCTTTTCCCTCTCGGGGATGGCGGCTCCCGTGCTACGAGTCGGTACCAATGTCTGGCCCGGTTATGAACCTCTTTATCTGGCCCAGGATCTGGCCCGCAATTCGGGTGACAGGGAGTGGGCCAAAAACGTACGCCTGGTAGAATATCCTTCGGCGACTGAAGTATTGCGGGCCTTTCGCAACAAAGCCCTGGAGGCGGCCGCCCTGACTCTGGATGAAGTCTTGGTGCTCAAACAAGCGCGGATTCCCGTCAAGGTGATCCTGGTGATGGATGTCTCCCACGGGGGAGATGTGATCCTGGCCCAAAAGGAGATCCAAACTTTCAGCGATCTCAAAGGCAAACGCATCGCCGTGGAAAGCAGCGCCTTGGGGGCTTATGTCCTGACCCGGGCTTTAACCATTCACGGCCTGAGCCTGGATGAAATTGAAATCGCCCACACCGACGTCAGCGCCCATGAGGAGGCTTTTTTGGCAGGCCAGGTGGATGCGGCGGTCACCTTCGAACCCGTGCGCACCAAACTCCTGAAAGCGGGTGCCCGGGAACTTTTTACCAGTCGGGAGATCCCCAACGAAGTGGTGGATGTGCTGGTGGTGCACGAAGAGGCGTTAAAGAGCCATCGGCAATCGGTTCAAAAAATGGTTTCCGGCTGGTTTGGAGCGTTGGATTATTTCGAAGATCAGCCCAAGGCAGCCGCCACCATCCTGGCTCGGCGGCTCAAGCTGACTCCGGCGGAGGTTTTGGCCAGCTTTGATGGACTGCACCTGCCGAATCTGCCTGAAAATCATCAGATGATCGGCGGGACAAACCCCAGCCTGACCGAAACCCTCAAACGACTGCGTGAAACCATGGTTTCCCAGGATCTGCTCTCCCCCCGGGTCAACCCCAAAGGACTCCTGACCAGTGCGCATCTTCCTTAA
- a CDS encoding PAS domain-containing protein, whose amino-acid sequence MIRGLPLRILIPLVVALFALLFNGASYLSTRHLVHEEINQATLLEVRNRLNLIQGSIQRFLRLDHVDGIRQIVSSFGTELDLVVIFITDGEGIIQSSTRQEDETRAWQETPFPLDKATVAKVLDTQVAQTKISHDQHWIQGYYSICGAGSARSLRPKQCGFLYYQSDLSYHRQMTDDSLLEQALLTGTGIAIAVMALIMLFHLRITRRITRLVTVLEAFANGNRAIRADVQGADELTRIGTGVNRVLDHLQQEESALRKSASQLAQAQRIAHIGNWEWDISHNRIEWSQEVNRLFGLEEPSSHDYDTYFSRVHVEDVPAVERAMEAALLSGEGFDFEHRITRPDGMIRVVQEIGEITRNTDGEAIFLTGTVQDITERKKADRLKNEFVSTVSHELRTPLTSIYGGLKMVLAGVTGELPQKAHKLLTLAYNNSERLNLLINDILDIQKIESGRISLQFQPLDAAALARRALAENAGYGEKFGVRYHFLEPIPEGIMVRGDEHRLCQVLANFLSNAAKFSQSGDAVEVRVEPEGDSVLFSVTDHGSGIPEEFQPRVFQKFAQADSSDTRQKGGTGLGLSITKALVESHHGQIGFATRADEGTTFFFRLPRLRLDPEA is encoded by the coding sequence ATGATTCGGGGCCTTCCCCTACGCATACTCATCCCCCTGGTGGTGGCTCTGTTTGCCCTGTTGTTCAACGGTGCGTCCTATCTTTCCACCCGCCATCTGGTACATGAAGAGATCAACCAGGCCACCCTGCTGGAAGTGCGCAACCGTCTCAATCTGATTCAGGGGAGCATTCAACGTTTTTTGCGCCTGGACCACGTGGACGGCATTCGCCAGATCGTCTCCTCATTTGGCACTGAGCTGGATCTGGTGGTGATTTTTATCACCGACGGCGAGGGAATCATTCAATCCTCCACCCGGCAGGAGGATGAGACCCGGGCTTGGCAGGAGACCCCCTTTCCCCTGGATAAAGCCACCGTGGCCAAAGTGCTCGACACCCAGGTGGCGCAAACGAAAATTTCCCACGACCAACATTGGATTCAGGGCTATTACAGCATCTGTGGTGCAGGCAGCGCCCGCTCCCTCAGACCCAAACAGTGCGGCTTTCTCTATTATCAATCCGATTTGAGCTACCACCGGCAGATGACTGACGATTCCCTGCTGGAGCAGGCGCTTTTGACCGGAACCGGCATCGCCATAGCCGTGATGGCGCTGATCATGCTTTTTCATCTGCGCATCACCCGGCGCATCACCCGATTGGTCACCGTTCTGGAAGCCTTTGCCAACGGTAATCGCGCCATTCGGGCCGATGTCCAGGGAGCCGATGAACTCACCCGGATCGGCACCGGGGTCAACCGCGTACTGGATCATCTGCAACAGGAAGAGAGCGCCCTACGCAAAAGCGCCAGCCAACTCGCCCAGGCCCAACGCATCGCCCACATCGGCAACTGGGAGTGGGATATCAGCCACAACCGGATCGAGTGGTCCCAGGAGGTCAACCGTCTGTTTGGTTTGGAAGAGCCATCCTCCCACGACTATGACACCTATTTTTCCCGGGTCCATGTGGAGGATGTCCCCGCTGTGGAAAGAGCGATGGAGGCTGCTCTTTTGAGTGGGGAGGGGTTTGATTTTGAACATCGCATCACCCGACCGGATGGGATGATCCGGGTGGTACAGGAGATCGGTGAAATCACCCGTAATACCGATGGCGAAGCCATATTCCTCACCGGAACGGTCCAGGACATCACCGAACGCAAAAAAGCCGACCGGCTCAAAAATGAATTTGTCTCCACGGTGAGCCACGAACTGCGCACCCCCCTCACCTCCATCTATGGGGGCCTGAAAATGGTGCTGGCCGGGGTGACCGGAGAGCTGCCGCAAAAGGCCCACAAGCTGCTGACCCTGGCCTACAACAACAGCGAACGGCTCAACCTGTTGATCAACGATATTCTGGATATCCAAAAAATCGAGTCTGGGCGAATCAGCTTGCAATTCCAACCTCTGGATGCCGCCGCCCTGGCTCGCCGGGCATTGGCTGAAAATGCCGGGTATGGCGAAAAATTTGGTGTGCGATATCATTTTCTGGAGCCCATTCCGGAAGGGATCATGGTCAGAGGCGATGAACACCGCCTCTGCCAGGTGTTGGCCAATTTTCTCTCCAACGCCGCCAAATTTTCCCAATCAGGTGATGCCGTAGAGGTTCGGGTAGAGCCGGAAGGGGATTCGGTCCTTTTTTCGGTCACCGATCATGGTTCGGGCATTCCGGAAGAGTTTCAACCCCGGGTGTTCCAAAAATTTGCCCAGGCCGACTCTTCCGACACCCGACAAAAGGGCGGAACCGGTCTGGGTCTCTCCATCACCAAAGCACTGGTGGAGAGCCACCATGGCCAGATCGGCTTTGCCACCCGGGCGGATGAAGGCACCACCTTCTTTTTCCGCTTGCCCCGGTTGCGCCTTGATCCCGAAGCCTAG